One region of Desulfomicrobium macestii genomic DNA includes:
- a CDS encoding phage major tropism determinant gives MLGSISKEPGGEVLSLPEGMVNIGGNGKGYLLRQALGWDPLAEGNNDGSFSSLTLGDDIYIYAVPDPSGVAAWLASKNSTYPVGQSAETSRKVGGFHVGRVRGIAYRYNTTYVPPVGIVPNSCWDLHHRPSCDPSGMVEVVPGRLWVDIYLNSEGPGTWPENIPVSRYGAALIRDNIYSRSDFHQLISNAGKRLPTVEEFLRYAEGAPQGSNSSNDTAWGHPSNTGPALAGAVAKAVSQYNVVDAAGNLWEWLDDHYDIGGTWAWSAAVVNVGQDAAIPRGSVNHASWRAFAGGGHWSIGVYCGARCLDTYAYPWAAGGVVGLRGVCDSL, from the coding sequence TTGCTGGGGTCTATTTCCAAGGAGCCAGGCGGCGAAGTGCTTTCGCTCCCCGAGGGGATGGTCAATATCGGCGGCAACGGCAAAGGGTATCTCTTGCGTCAGGCTCTGGGGTGGGATCCGCTTGCCGAGGGCAACAACGACGGGTCCTTTTCGAGCCTCACGCTTGGAGACGACATCTATATATATGCCGTTCCAGATCCAAGCGGCGTTGCGGCGTGGCTGGCGTCCAAGAATTCAACGTATCCGGTCGGGCAGTCTGCTGAGACTAGCCGCAAGGTCGGCGGGTTCCACGTCGGCCGGGTGCGCGGCATCGCCTACAGGTACAATACGACATACGTCCCGCCTGTCGGCATCGTACCGAATTCGTGCTGGGACTTACACCATCGTCCGTCCTGCGACCCGTCGGGCATGGTGGAAGTTGTCCCTGGCCGCCTCTGGGTGGATATCTATTTGAACTCGGAAGGGCCTGGGACCTGGCCGGAGAATATTCCCGTGAGCAGATATGGGGCCGCGCTGATCCGTGACAACATTTACAGCCGGTCCGACTTCCACCAGCTGATCAGCAACGCGGGCAAGCGCCTCCCGACGGTGGAAGAGTTTCTGCGCTACGCAGAGGGAGCGCCTCAGGGCTCGAATTCGAGCAATGACACGGCCTGGGGGCATCCGAGTAACACGGGCCCGGCGCTCGCTGGGGCGGTGGCCAAGGCTGTTAGCCAGTATAATGTCGTGGACGCTGCGGGGAATCTCTGGGAATGGCTCGATGATCACTATGATATTGGCGGAACATGGGCATGGAGCGCTGCGGTCGTAAACGTCGGCCAGGACGCCGCTATTCCGCGCGGTAGCGTGAACCACGCTTCCTGGCGTGCGTTCGCTGGCGGGGGCCATTGGAGCATCGGCGTGTACTGCGGCGCGCGTTGTCTCGACACGTATGCGTATCCGTGGGCTGCGGGTGGCGTTGTCGGCCTGCGCGGCGTCTGTGACTCCCTGTGA
- a CDS encoding ImmA/IrrE family metallo-endopeptidase, with amino-acid sequence MIRAIKTDADYEAALARVEKIFDSEQGSPEFDELEVWGTLIGAYEDENHPVPPPTPLEAIEFVMDQKGLKQKDLIPFIGSKSKVSEVLAGKRKLTLKMIRSLHKGLGIPADTLLKEPGKKLPEGLADVDWSQFPIKEMTNRGWIEDTKDFTDRAEEVVRNLMVQVGQPDCLPTACYRCGISRTAKDIDMYAVQAWLLGVQLKAQRIETTGTYDRNLDETFLSRLARLSIFSDGPMKAVEYLSSKGIKLVIEPHFSHTKLDGAAILQSGIPIVALTLRYDRIDYYWFTLLHECAHVIKHLSEDNSLILDDLESQTVDIREHEANILARDAVVPIEIWKSSKITNVQHPNKEHVTDLASKMEVHPALIAGRVRYERNRYDILSGLVGHREVRKFFLEK; translated from the coding sequence ATGATCCGTGCCATTAAGACAGATGCCGACTACGAAGCGGCGCTGGCTCGGGTCGAAAAAATTTTCGACTCGGAGCAAGGCAGCCCTGAGTTTGATGAACTGGAGGTTTGGGGGACTCTCATAGGCGCATATGAAGATGAGAATCATCCTGTACCGCCGCCTACTCCGCTTGAAGCTATCGAATTTGTCATGGACCAGAAAGGGCTTAAGCAGAAAGATCTTATCCCCTTTATTGGATCGAAAAGCAAAGTATCCGAAGTGCTTGCCGGCAAAAGAAAGCTGACTCTAAAAATGATCCGCTCGCTTCACAAAGGCTTAGGCATCCCAGCAGACACCCTCCTGAAGGAGCCTGGCAAAAAGTTGCCCGAGGGTTTGGCAGATGTTGACTGGAGTCAGTTTCCTATCAAGGAGATGACCAATCGCGGCTGGATTGAAGATACCAAAGACTTCACGGATAGAGCCGAGGAAGTTGTCCGCAATCTCATGGTACAGGTGGGTCAACCCGATTGCCTGCCTACGGCGTGTTATCGATGCGGAATTTCCAGAACTGCAAAGGATATCGACATGTACGCTGTCCAGGCCTGGCTATTGGGTGTCCAACTCAAGGCGCAGCGCATCGAAACAACGGGTACTTACGATCGCAATCTAGATGAGACATTTCTAAGTCGTCTGGCAAGGCTGAGTATATTTAGCGATGGACCTATGAAGGCCGTTGAGTACCTCAGCTCAAAAGGGATCAAACTGGTTATTGAACCACACTTCTCCCATACCAAGCTGGACGGCGCTGCCATTCTTCAATCCGGCATACCGATTGTCGCACTGACGTTGCGGTACGACAGGATTGATTATTATTGGTTCACATTGCTCCATGAATGTGCCCATGTCATCAAGCATCTTTCAGAAGATAACAGCCTCATTCTCGATGATCTTGAATCTCAAACAGTTGATATAAGAGAACATGAAGCTAATATTCTTGCAAGAGATGCCGTTGTTCCAATTGAAATATGGAAAAGTTCCAAAATCACAAATGTACAACACCCCAACAAGGAGCACGTCACTGACTTGGCAAGCAAAATGGAAGTTCATCCTGCGTTGATCGCAGGGCGTGTTCGATATGAAAGAAATCGATACGATATTCTTTCAGGGCTTGTTGGACACCGAGAGGTACGGAAATTTTTTCTCGAAAAATGA
- a CDS encoding type II toxin-antitoxin system HigB family toxin: MNILSRKTLNCYCEKYAGARGSLLAWYDLVSKKRYANHAKLKEDFPSADHIGGSRYIFNIKGNNFRLIAWIRFEAGQVYVKWFGTHAEYDKIKAAEVTYDDPCH; this comes from the coding sequence ATGAACATACTCAGTCGGAAAACTCTAAATTGCTACTGCGAGAAATATGCAGGAGCGAGAGGAAGCCTTCTGGCTTGGTATGATCTGGTTTCGAAGAAACGGTACGCGAATCACGCAAAGTTGAAGGAAGATTTCCCCAGCGCCGACCATATCGGTGGAAGCAGGTATATTTTCAACATTAAAGGAAACAATTTCAGGCTTATAGCCTGGATTCGATTTGAAGCTGGCCAAGTGTATGTAAAATGGTTTGGAACCCACGCCGAATACGACAAAATAAAGGCAGCAGAGGTGACGTATGATGATCCGTGCCATTAA
- a CDS encoding DUF2612 domain-containing protein: MPERYLDLITSQHRQRPRFAAAVEALVKPLCDLEAMLQDMRHAFDVDTAVGVQLDAVGVRVGRSRNVRAPLDDVYFSWNVDGLGWGQGIWRGRYDPETGVVSLPDDVYRTLLKAKIAANSWDGTIPSAYEIWAAAFSVEGSVVFIEDSGDMSMIVGISAMPMSAIMQQLLLQQYIPLKPAGVEVEFFAVAVSPGPLFAWNCESEALAGWGSGSWAKKLIPIEGGDYAT, translated from the coding sequence GTGCCTGAGAGATATCTTGATCTGATCACCTCGCAGCATCGCCAGCGTCCGCGCTTTGCTGCTGCCGTGGAGGCCTTGGTCAAGCCGCTTTGTGACTTGGAGGCCATGCTGCAGGACATGCGCCACGCTTTTGATGTGGACACGGCTGTCGGCGTGCAGCTCGATGCGGTAGGCGTGCGTGTTGGCCGCTCCCGTAATGTCAGGGCTCCGCTCGATGACGTGTATTTCAGCTGGAACGTGGACGGCCTGGGGTGGGGTCAAGGGATTTGGCGGGGGAGATACGACCCGGAAACGGGCGTCGTGAGCCTCCCGGACGATGTTTACAGGACCCTACTCAAGGCCAAAATCGCGGCGAACTCGTGGGACGGGACCATCCCGTCCGCTTACGAGATTTGGGCGGCTGCGTTTTCGGTGGAAGGGTCCGTGGTTTTTATCGAGGATTCCGGGGACATGAGTATGATCGTCGGCATTTCTGCAATGCCTATGAGCGCGATTATGCAGCAGCTGCTTTTGCAGCAATACATCCCCCTCAAGCCTGCCGGTGTGGAAGTGGAATTTTTTGCGGTCGCCGTATCGCCGGGGCCGCTCTTTGCCTGGAATTGCGAGTCCGAGGCGCTTGCCGGGTGGGGCTCGGGATCGTGGGCCAAGAAACTCATACCTATAGAAGGAGGCGACTATGCCACTTAA
- a CDS encoding transporter substrate-binding domain-containing protein gives MSVQIIFASDDSKHSGMHATRPGRHIAALLAFMLLALILQVPRTAEGSEPSAPVVSAAEIDYPPFSVVDGLGRADGFSVELMRAALAVMGRDVTFRTGPWNEVKGWLEKGDVQVLPLVGRTPEREELFDFTVPYMTLHGAIVVRSGTDDIQDLADLKGRRVAVMRGDNAEEFLRREERGMQIQTTPSFEQALYELSQGHHDAVVVQRLVALRLIPQTGLGNLKIVDNPIEDFRQDFCFAVKKGDSRMLALLNEGLAIVIADGTYRRLHSRWFAALELPKDRRIIVGGDHQYPPFEYLDEKGSPAGFNVELTRMIAREMGLDVEIRLGPWTDVLHDLERGEIDAVQGIFYSVERDRKFDFTQAHSVNNYVVVGRRGENFDPGSISDLKGKSIVVQKGDIIHDYLSERGLESQISTVETQEDMLRALSEGKYDCALGPRIIALHIIKALGLTNLALSQNSFFSLDYCYAVPNGHAALLAQFSEGLQVIKDSGEYRRLHEKWMGVYEQPILTFVSILRKIAMILVPLLLLLLGFFLWSWALRRQVKMRTRELRESEERFKALHNASFGGITIHDKGIILDCNQGLSEITGYSTDELIGMSCLMLISEKSRDMVMRNILSGHESPYEALGIRKNGEVFPVRLEARNIPYKQANVRVTEFRDITEQKRAEEALLQAKEQAESASQAKSEFLANMSHEIRTPINGVMGMLQLMETTPLDAEQTTYIHMATEAANRLTRLLSDILDLSRVEAGKMEIREGPFQIQDIIDSVSGLFAVTARNKGVALECSLAPGLPDVLVGDEMRVRQVLFNLVGNALKFTERGRVVVDIEALPVKDKDEYRVHFCVKDTGIGIAQDRLGDIFEPFRQVENSFTRSYQGAGLGLSIVQRLVGLMHGEITIESSPGEGTSVHVVLPFKMDRENPSKTVEPAVIKTGAGFRVLLVEDDPSNRIPTQKLLEKAGHEVTLAENGRQALELLAENDFDCVLMDIQMPVMDGIEAARIIRESVALGPKKNIPIIALTAYAMEGDREKFLAAGMNGYVAKPVEIDSLLQGMSDAMAGQGA, from the coding sequence GCGACCAGACCGGGGCGGCACATCGCTGCACTGCTCGCGTTCATGCTGCTCGCACTCATCCTGCAAGTCCCGCGAACCGCCGAGGGGTCCGAGCCATCGGCGCCCGTCGTGTCGGCAGCCGAGATCGATTATCCGCCTTTTTCCGTTGTGGACGGCTTGGGCCGTGCAGACGGCTTTTCCGTGGAACTCATGCGGGCCGCCCTTGCGGTCATGGGCCGCGACGTCACCTTTCGCACGGGCCCTTGGAATGAAGTCAAAGGCTGGCTGGAAAAGGGGGATGTGCAGGTCCTGCCATTGGTTGGCCGCACGCCCGAGCGCGAAGAACTCTTTGATTTCACCGTGCCCTACATGACTCTGCATGGGGCCATCGTGGTGCGTTCCGGGACGGATGATATCCAGGATTTGGCCGATCTGAAGGGGCGGCGTGTGGCTGTCATGCGGGGTGACAACGCCGAGGAATTCCTGCGGCGAGAAGAGCGTGGCATGCAGATCCAAACCACGCCCTCCTTTGAACAGGCCCTGTACGAACTGTCACAGGGACATCATGACGCCGTGGTCGTGCAACGACTTGTGGCCTTGCGCCTCATCCCTCAAACCGGACTTGGGAATCTGAAGATTGTCGATAATCCCATCGAGGACTTCCGGCAGGATTTCTGTTTCGCCGTCAAAAAAGGCGATAGTCGCATGTTGGCCCTGCTGAACGAAGGGCTCGCCATAGTCATCGCCGACGGGACCTACCGTCGCCTGCATTCACGCTGGTTCGCCGCCCTTGAACTGCCGAAAGACCGCCGCATCATCGTGGGTGGTGATCATCAGTATCCTCCGTTCGAGTACCTGGATGAAAAGGGAAGCCCGGCCGGCTTCAATGTCGAGCTTACCCGGATGATTGCCAGGGAGATGGGGCTTGATGTCGAAATCCGTCTCGGGCCCTGGACTGATGTGCTGCACGACCTGGAGCGAGGCGAGATCGATGCTGTTCAGGGAATATTCTATTCTGTGGAGCGGGACCGTAAATTCGACTTCACTCAAGCCCATTCGGTGAACAATTACGTAGTTGTGGGGCGACGCGGAGAAAATTTCGATCCGGGTTCGATAAGCGATCTTAAAGGCAAGAGCATCGTCGTCCAGAAAGGAGACATCATTCACGACTATCTGTCGGAGCGAGGCCTGGAATCTCAAATTTCCACGGTGGAGACCCAGGAGGACATGCTGAGGGCATTGTCCGAGGGGAAATATGACTGCGCACTGGGCCCCCGCATTATCGCCCTGCACATCATCAAGGCGCTTGGACTGACAAATCTGGCCCTGAGTCAAAATTCCTTTTTTTCCCTGGATTATTGCTATGCCGTGCCCAATGGCCATGCGGCGCTTCTGGCGCAGTTCAGCGAGGGACTCCAGGTGATCAAGGATTCCGGCGAATACCGCCGCCTTCACGAAAAATGGATGGGCGTGTACGAACAGCCAATCCTGACATTTGTTTCCATCCTGCGCAAGATCGCCATGATTCTGGTGCCGCTGCTTCTCCTCCTGCTCGGATTTTTTCTTTGGTCATGGGCGCTGCGTAGGCAGGTGAAAATGAGGACACGGGAACTCCGGGAAAGCGAGGAACGTTTCAAAGCCCTTCACAATGCTTCCTTTGGCGGCATTACCATCCACGACAAGGGCATCATCCTGGACTGCAATCAGGGCCTCTCCGAAATAACGGGCTATTCCACAGACGAACTGATCGGGATGAGCTGCCTTATGCTCATATCCGAAAAATCCCGCGACATGGTTATGCGCAACATCCTGTCCGGGCACGAAAGCCCCTATGAGGCGTTAGGCATTCGCAAAAACGGGGAAGTATTTCCCGTTCGTCTCGAAGCGCGGAACATTCCATATAAACAGGCGAATGTACGGGTCACGGAGTTTCGGGACATCACGGAACAAAAACGGGCCGAGGAAGCTCTGCTCCAGGCAAAGGAGCAGGCAGAGTCCGCCAGCCAGGCAAAAAGCGAATTTTTGGCCAACATGAGCCACGAGATTCGTACTCCGATCAACGGGGTCATGGGCATGCTCCAGCTCATGGAAACCACGCCTCTTGATGCCGAACAGACTACTTATATCCACATGGCCACAGAGGCCGCCAACCGCCTGACCAGACTCCTCTCGGACATTCTGGACCTCTCCCGGGTCGAGGCGGGCAAGATGGAGATCCGAGAGGGACCCTTCCAGATTCAGGACATCATTGATTCCGTGTCCGGACTTTTCGCCGTCACGGCCAGAAACAAGGGTGTGGCTCTGGAATGCAGCCTTGCCCCTGGCCTGCCCGACGTCCTGGTCGGAGATGAAATGCGGGTGCGCCAGGTGCTTTTCAATCTGGTGGGCAACGCCCTCAAGTTCACGGAGCGCGGCAGGGTCGTCGTGGACATCGAGGCCCTGCCGGTCAAGGACAAAGATGAGTATCGCGTGCATTTTTGCGTCAAGGATACAGGCATAGGCATCGCCCAGGACAGGCTTGGTGACATCTTCGAGCCGTTCCGGCAGGTCGAAAACTCGTTCACTCGCAGTTATCAGGGCGCGGGGCTTGGCCTGTCCATCGTGCAACGGCTGGTCGGGCTCATGCACGGGGAGATCACCATCGAGAGTTCCCCCGGCGAAGGCACGAGCGTGCATGTCGTCCTGCCTTTCAAGATGGACCGCGAAAACCCGTCAAAAACCGTTGAACCCGCCGTCATCAAAACCGGCGCTGGATTCCGCGTGCTTCTGGTCGAGGACGATCCATCCAACCGGATTCCAACCCAAAAGCTGCTGGAAAAGGCCGGACACGAGGTCACCCTGGCCGAAAACGGTAGGCAGGCCCTTGAACTGCTGGCCGAAAACGACTTCGATTGCGTCCTCATGGACATCCAGATGCCCGTCATGGATGGAATCGAAGCGGCGCGCATCATCCGGGAATCCGTGGCCCTTGGCCCAAAAAAGAACATCCCCATCATCGCCCTGACGGCCTATGCCATGGAGGGAGACAGGGAGAAGTTCCTGGCCGCCGGAATGAACGGATATGTGGCCAAACCGGTCGAGATCGATTCCCTCCTGCAAGGAATGTCCGACGCGATGGCAGGGCAGGGGGCTTAG